From a single Rosa rugosa chromosome 7, drRosRugo1.1, whole genome shotgun sequence genomic region:
- the LOC133720455 gene encoding senescence associated gene 20: MQNNKAILEALYKALAQGQTETVAKVLATDLEWWFHGPPKCQHMMRVLTGDSSHVGFKFEPRSVTEIGDYCVIAEGWEGAQAYWVHVWTIKDGLITQFREYFNTWLTVRDLKPLGWKESKSFTVWQSMPRDLFHRSLPSLLLAI, from the coding sequence ATGCAGAACAACAAGGCTATTTTGGAGGCTTTGTACAAGGCATTGGCCCAAGGGCAAACCGAGACGGTGGCAAAGGTTCTAGCAACTGACCTGGAATGGTGGTTCCATGGTCCTCCGAAGTGCCAGCACATGATGCGGGTGCTCACAGGGGATTCCAGCCACGTTGGCTTCAAGTTCGAGCCGAGAAGCGTAACGGAGATTGGCGACTACTGTGTGATTGCTGAGGGCTGGGAAGGAGCTCAGGCTTATTGGGTGCATGTGTGGACGATCAAGGATGGTTTGATCACTCAGTTCAGGGAGTATTTCAACACGTGGCTGACAGTGAGGGATCTGAAGCCGCTAGGGTGGAAGGAGAGTAAGAGCTTCACTGTGTGGCAGAGCATGCCAAGGGACCTGTTCCACCGTTCTTTGCCAAGCCTTCTCCTAGCTATTTAG